One genomic segment of Amycolatopsis granulosa includes these proteins:
- a CDS encoding DUF1003 domain-containing protein, which yields MPELTTRRRLDQPRAGRGLLVSIDPDSFGRVSERLARFLGTGKYLFWQTLIVVVWIAINLGAATLRWDPYPFILLNLAFSTQAAYAAPLILLAQNRQDDRDRVSLEEDRHRAAQTKADTEFLARELAALRLAVGEVATRDYLRGELDKLREDLNTKPRRGKGNRAQADATTGP from the coding sequence GTGCCTGAGCTGACCACGCGCCGCCGTCTCGACCAACCCCGCGCCGGGCGGGGTCTTCTGGTAAGCATCGACCCGGACAGTTTCGGCCGGGTGTCGGAGCGGCTGGCCCGGTTCCTCGGAACCGGGAAGTACTTGTTCTGGCAGACCCTGATCGTCGTCGTCTGGATCGCGATCAACCTCGGCGCGGCCACGCTGCGCTGGGACCCGTACCCGTTCATCCTGCTCAACCTGGCGTTTTCCACCCAGGCCGCGTACGCCGCGCCGCTGATCCTGCTGGCGCAGAACCGGCAGGACGACCGCGACCGGGTGTCGCTGGAGGAGGACCGGCACCGGGCGGCGCAGACCAAGGCCGACACCGAGTTCCTGGCGCGCGAACTGGCGGCGCTGCGCCTGGCCGTCGGCGAGGTCGCCACCCGCGACTACCTGCGCGGGGAGCTGGACAAGCTGCGCGAGGACCTCAACACCAAGCCCCGGCGTGGCAAAGGCAATAGGGCCCAGGCGGATGCCACTACCGGTCCGTAG
- a CDS encoding ABC transporter permease subunit gives MSTVEDVSATPRQTTARSGKPALSEGKRAERRLGWLLCAPAAIVMVAVTAYPIVYSVWLSLQRYDLRFPQDTAFVGLANYAAVLSDSYWWTAFATTMVITVISVAVELVLGMLLALIMHRTLVGRGLVRTVSLIPYGIVTVVAAFSWYYAWTPDTGYLANTLAGNSAPLTQYIPSLAIIILAEVWKTTPFMALLLMAGLALVPDDLLKAAAMDGANAWQRFIKVMVPVMKPAILVALLFRTLDAFRIFDNIYVLTSGQNNTSSVSMQTYNNLIKGLNLGIGSTMSVLIFITVAIIAFIFIKLFGTAAPGSDQGGKR, from the coding sequence GTGAGCACGGTCGAGGACGTCTCCGCGACTCCGCGGCAGACCACGGCAAGATCCGGCAAACCGGCGCTGAGCGAAGGGAAGCGGGCGGAGCGGCGGCTGGGGTGGCTGCTCTGCGCACCGGCCGCGATCGTGATGGTCGCGGTCACCGCCTACCCGATCGTGTACTCGGTCTGGCTGTCGTTGCAGCGGTACGACCTGCGGTTCCCGCAGGACACCGCGTTCGTGGGACTCGCGAACTACGCGGCCGTGCTGTCCGATTCCTACTGGTGGACCGCGTTCGCCACCACGATGGTCATCACGGTGATCTCGGTGGCCGTCGAGCTGGTGCTGGGCATGCTGCTGGCGCTGATCATGCACCGCACGCTCGTCGGGCGCGGCCTGGTGCGGACCGTCTCGCTGATCCCGTACGGCATCGTGACCGTGGTCGCGGCGTTCTCGTGGTACTACGCGTGGACGCCGGACACCGGCTACCTGGCGAACACCCTCGCCGGGAACTCGGCGCCGCTGACGCAGTACATCCCGTCGCTGGCGATCATCATCCTCGCCGAGGTGTGGAAGACGACGCCGTTCATGGCGCTGCTGCTGATGGCCGGTCTCGCGCTGGTGCCCGACGACCTGCTCAAGGCGGCGGCGATGGACGGCGCGAACGCGTGGCAGCGGTTCATCAAGGTGATGGTGCCGGTGATGAAGCCGGCGATCCTGGTGGCGCTGCTGTTCCGGACGCTGGACGCGTTCCGCATCTTCGACAACATCTACGTGCTCACCAGCGGGCAGAACAACACGTCGTCGGTGTCCATGCAGACGTACAACAACCTGATCAAGGGTCTGAACCTGGGGATCGGGTCCACGATGTCGGTGCTCATCTTCATCACGGTCGCGATCATCGCGTTCATCTTCATCAAGCTGTTCGGCACCGCGGCGCCGGGCAGTGACCAGGGAGGGAAGCGCTGA
- a CDS encoding magnesium transporter MgtE N-terminal domain-containing protein: MAGVNRVFAAQLAGLPVFGPDGESIGKARDLVAGLRLDQQPPRVLGLVVELATRRRVFVPMLRVTAIEPNAVTLATGSVNMRRFHRRPNEVLVLGQLIDAQAHLASTGARVTVADAAMEPLRSRDWVLTKLAVRERATRLGLGRRRSALQVLPWSDVRGLGLTDLTGQPQGAGQLLMLFDTMRAVDIAATMRDLPTKRRHEVVDSMDDERLADVLEELPEEDQKELLAHLAEERAADILEAMNPDDAADLLAELAPADQSRLLDLMHPDESEPLKRLLTYSSDTAGGLMTPEPVVLTPDATIAEALAHIRNPDLPAAIASLVFVCRPPTETPTGRYVGCVHFQRLLREPPAELVATAVDTDLPALGPDATLPEITRYFAAYNLACGPVVDDQDHLLGAVTVDDLLDHLLPDGWRETGLHDITEGQEIDSA, encoded by the coding sequence ATGGCTGGAGTGAACAGGGTCTTCGCCGCCCAGCTGGCCGGCCTGCCGGTGTTCGGGCCGGACGGCGAGTCGATCGGCAAGGCACGCGACCTGGTCGCCGGCCTCCGGCTCGACCAGCAGCCGCCGCGGGTGCTGGGGCTCGTCGTCGAGCTCGCCACCCGGCGCCGGGTCTTCGTCCCCATGCTCCGGGTCACCGCGATCGAGCCCAACGCCGTCACGCTCGCCACCGGTTCGGTCAACATGCGCCGGTTCCACCGGCGCCCCAACGAGGTGCTCGTGCTCGGGCAGCTCATCGACGCCCAGGCGCACCTGGCGTCCACCGGTGCGCGGGTCACCGTCGCCGACGCGGCCATGGAACCGCTGCGCAGCCGGGACTGGGTGCTGACGAAGCTCGCGGTGCGGGAACGCGCCACCCGGCTCGGGCTGGGCCGCCGGCGGTCGGCGCTGCAGGTCCTGCCGTGGTCGGACGTGCGCGGCCTCGGCCTGACCGATCTGACCGGCCAGCCGCAGGGCGCCGGTCAGCTGCTGATGCTGTTCGACACGATGCGCGCGGTGGACATCGCGGCGACGATGCGCGACCTGCCGACCAAGCGGCGGCACGAGGTGGTCGACTCGATGGACGACGAGCGGCTCGCGGACGTGCTGGAGGAGCTGCCCGAGGAGGACCAGAAGGAGCTGCTCGCGCACCTGGCCGAGGAACGCGCCGCCGACATCCTCGAAGCGATGAACCCGGACGACGCCGCCGACCTGCTCGCCGAGCTCGCACCGGCCGACCAGAGCAGGCTGCTCGACCTGATGCACCCCGACGAGTCCGAGCCGTTGAAACGGCTGCTCACCTACTCCTCGGACACCGCCGGCGGCCTGATGACGCCGGAACCGGTCGTCCTCACCCCGGACGCCACGATCGCCGAAGCACTGGCCCACATCCGCAACCCGGACCTGCCCGCCGCGATAGCCAGCCTGGTGTTCGTATGCCGCCCGCCCACCGAAACCCCCACCGGGCGGTACGTCGGCTGCGTGCACTTCCAGCGCCTGCTGCGGGAGCCACCGGCGGAGCTGGTCGCCACCGCCGTGGACACCGACCTGCCCGCGCTCGGCCCCGACGCCACGCTGCCCGAGATCACCCGGTACTTCGCGGCCTACAACCTCGCCTGCGGCCCGGTCGTGGACGACCAGGACCACCTGCTGGGGGCCGTCACCGTCGACGACCTGCTCGACCACCTGCTGCCGGACGGCTGGCGGGAGACCGGGCTGCACGACATCACCGAAGGACAGGAGATCGACAGTGCCTGA
- a CDS encoding acyl-CoA dehydrogenase family protein — translation MARLAQTAGLTDVQAEILSTVRSFVDKEIIPHAQELEHADAYPADIVEGMKEMGLFGITIPEEYGGLGESLLTYALVVEEIARGWMSVSGVINTHFIVAHMISRHGTDGQKRKYLPRMAAGEIRGSFSMSEPDLGSDVAAIKTRAERDGDSYVIDGSKMWLTNGGSSNLIALLVRTDEGPADGAGDQKPVKAHDRLTTFLVEKPEGFGEVAPGLTIPGKIDKMGYKGVDTTEAVFDGFRIPASQVLGEAPGRGFAFMMDGIEVGRVNVAARACGIAIRAFELAIEYAQQRRTFGKPIAQHQAIAFKLAEMATKVEAAHLMMVNAARLKDTGERNDVAAGMAKLIASEYCAEVTQDAFRIHGGYGYSKEYEIERLMREAPFLLIGEGTSEIQKTIISRGLLRDYRSRS, via the coding sequence ATGGCCCGTCTGGCCCAGACCGCCGGCCTCACCGACGTGCAGGCGGAAATCCTGTCCACGGTCCGGTCGTTCGTGGACAAGGAGATCATCCCGCACGCCCAGGAGCTGGAGCACGCGGACGCCTACCCGGCCGACATCGTCGAGGGCATGAAGGAGATGGGGCTGTTCGGGATCACCATCCCGGAGGAGTACGGGGGGCTGGGCGAGTCGCTGCTGACCTACGCGCTGGTGGTGGAGGAGATCGCGCGGGGCTGGATGAGCGTGTCGGGCGTGATCAACACGCACTTCATCGTGGCGCACATGATCTCCCGGCACGGGACGGACGGGCAGAAGCGGAAGTACCTGCCGCGGATGGCGGCCGGGGAAATCCGTGGCTCGTTCTCCATGTCGGAGCCGGACCTCGGCTCCGATGTCGCCGCCATCAAGACCCGGGCGGAGCGCGACGGGGACAGCTACGTCATCGACGGGTCGAAGATGTGGCTGACCAACGGCGGCTCGTCGAACCTGATCGCGCTGCTGGTGCGCACCGACGAGGGTCCTGCCGACGGTGCCGGCGATCAGAAACCGGTGAAGGCGCACGATCGCCTCACCACGTTCCTGGTGGAGAAGCCGGAGGGCTTCGGCGAGGTCGCACCGGGCCTGACCATCCCGGGCAAGATCGACAAAATGGGCTACAAGGGCGTCGACACGACCGAGGCGGTGTTCGACGGCTTCCGGATCCCGGCGTCGCAGGTGCTGGGTGAGGCGCCGGGCCGCGGGTTCGCGTTCATGATGGACGGTATCGAGGTCGGCCGGGTGAACGTCGCGGCGCGGGCGTGCGGCATCGCGATCCGGGCCTTCGAGCTCGCGATCGAGTACGCGCAGCAGCGCCGGACGTTCGGCAAGCCGATCGCGCAGCACCAGGCGATCGCGTTCAAGCTGGCCGAGATGGCCACCAAGGTCGAGGCGGCCCACCTGATGATGGTCAACGCGGCCCGGCTCAAGGACACCGGCGAACGCAACGACGTCGCCGCCGGCATGGCCAAGCTGATCGCCTCGGAGTACTGCGCCGAGGTGACCCAGGATGCGTTCCGCATCCACGGCGGCTACGGCTACTCCAAGGAGTACGAGATCGAACGGCTCATGCGTGAGGCGCCGTTCCTGCTCATCGGCGAGGGCACCAGCGAGATCCAGAAAACCATCATCAGCCGCGGCCTCCTGCGCGACTACCGGTCCCGCTCCTGA
- a CDS encoding ABC transporter substrate-binding protein, with protein sequence MGNGTGRGRPPGRMAAVVGAGMLTAGLVTACGSDQGITLNLYYAPEDTFQKVVDNCNAQAAGRYKIVYNKLQRGADDQRLQMARRLAAGDKGLDILGLDVTWVPEFAEAGWAEEWTGANKAQAEAGVLPGPLATATWNDKLYAATKNTNVQLLWYDDRITPQPPATWDQMIGEAEQLKAAGKPHNILFTGAQYEGLVVIYNTLVASAGGHILSADGKSVVMDQGAVQALEILKRVTSSGITDPSLTNQKEDDVRQAFQRGNGAFELNWPFVYASYADEQPKDLAHFKWSTYPSVQPGVPAKTTIGGYDLAVSTTSQHKPEAFEAALCLRNRDNQKFSAVKDGVPPSLESLYTDNTPLDPAKPVDADNNPSMATAYPMRDTILAALKDSAVRPLTPAYQSLSTVISKVLSPPSKIDPQKTADELRSKLTDALNSKGVIP encoded by the coding sequence ATGGGGAACGGAACGGGGCGGGGCAGGCCGCCCGGCAGGATGGCGGCGGTGGTCGGCGCGGGCATGCTGACCGCTGGTCTCGTCACCGCCTGCGGATCCGATCAGGGAATCACGCTCAACCTGTACTACGCGCCGGAGGACACGTTCCAGAAGGTCGTGGACAACTGCAACGCGCAGGCGGCCGGTCGTTACAAGATCGTCTACAACAAGCTCCAGCGCGGCGCCGACGACCAGCGGCTGCAGATGGCGCGCCGGCTCGCCGCCGGTGACAAGGGCCTGGACATCCTGGGCCTGGACGTCACCTGGGTGCCGGAGTTCGCCGAGGCCGGCTGGGCCGAGGAGTGGACGGGCGCGAACAAGGCGCAGGCCGAGGCGGGCGTGCTGCCCGGCCCGCTGGCCACGGCGACCTGGAACGACAAGCTCTACGCGGCCACGAAGAACACCAACGTCCAGCTGCTCTGGTACGACGACCGGATCACGCCGCAGCCACCGGCCACCTGGGACCAGATGATCGGTGAGGCCGAGCAGCTCAAGGCCGCGGGCAAGCCGCACAACATCCTGTTCACCGGCGCCCAGTACGAGGGACTGGTGGTCATCTACAACACCCTGGTCGCCTCCGCGGGCGGGCACATCCTGTCCGCCGACGGGAAGTCCGTCGTGATGGACCAGGGCGCGGTGCAGGCGCTGGAGATCCTCAAACGGGTCACCTCCAGCGGCATCACCGACCCGTCGCTGACGAACCAGAAGGAGGACGACGTCCGGCAGGCGTTCCAGCGCGGGAACGGCGCGTTCGAGCTGAACTGGCCGTTCGTCTACGCGTCCTACGCCGACGAGCAGCCGAAGGACCTCGCGCACTTCAAGTGGTCCACCTACCCGTCCGTCCAGCCCGGCGTCCCGGCGAAAACCACGATCGGTGGCTACGACCTGGCGGTCAGCACCACGTCGCAGCACAAGCCGGAAGCGTTCGAGGCGGCGCTGTGCCTGCGCAACCGGGACAACCAGAAGTTCTCCGCGGTCAAGGACGGTGTCCCGCCGAGCCTGGAGTCCCTCTACACCGACAACACCCCGCTCGACCCGGCCAAACCCGTCGACGCGGACAACAACCCGAGCATGGCCACCGCGTACCCGATGCGGGACACCATCCTCGCCGCGCTCAAGGACTCCGCGGTGCGCCCGCTGACCCCGGCGTACCAGAGCCTGTCGACGGTCATCTCCAAGGTGCTGTCGCCGCCGTCCAAGATCGACCCGCAGAAGACGGCCGACGAGCTGCGCAGCAAGCTGACCGACGCGCTGAACTCGAAAGGGGTGATTCCGTGA
- a CDS encoding ABC transporter ATP-binding protein, with amino-acid sequence MAEIVLDKVSKRYPDGALAVSEVDLQIADGEFIILVGPSGCGKSTTLNMVAGLEDISSGELRIDGERMNERAPKDRDIAMVFQSYALYPHMSVRENMAFPLRLAKVDDATVKAKVEEAAEILDLTQHLDRKPSNLSGGQRQRVAMGRAIVRSPKAFLMDEPLSNLDAKLRGQMRTSVSKLQRQLGTTTLYVTHDQTEAMTLGDRVVVLRAGYVQQIGSPQFLYDHPRNLFVAGFIGSPSMNFVPATLEDGSLKSALGTVQLPDRLRRLAEEANAPRELIAGIRPEHFEDAGLLDEAAVGRGCVFSAHVDVLESMGSEKYAYFTVEGGEVATTSELAELAADAGADDVPGGGASITARLSPSSAAREGGSLDVWFDVQKVQLFDPASGRNLTYEE; translated from the coding sequence ATGGCTGAGATCGTGCTGGACAAGGTGAGCAAGCGTTACCCGGACGGCGCGCTCGCCGTGTCCGAAGTGGACCTGCAGATCGCCGACGGTGAGTTCATCATCCTGGTCGGCCCGTCCGGTTGCGGGAAGTCGACCACGCTGAACATGGTGGCCGGGCTGGAGGACATCTCCTCCGGTGAGCTGCGCATCGACGGTGAGCGGATGAACGAGCGGGCGCCGAAGGACCGGGACATCGCGATGGTGTTCCAGTCCTACGCGCTGTACCCGCACATGAGCGTGCGGGAGAACATGGCCTTCCCGCTGCGGCTGGCCAAGGTCGACGACGCGACCGTGAAGGCGAAGGTCGAGGAGGCCGCGGAGATCCTGGACCTGACCCAGCACCTGGATCGCAAGCCGTCCAACCTCTCCGGCGGGCAGCGGCAGCGGGTGGCGATGGGCCGGGCGATCGTGCGCAGCCCCAAGGCGTTCCTGATGGACGAGCCGCTGTCCAACCTGGACGCGAAGCTGCGTGGCCAGATGCGCACGTCGGTGTCGAAGTTGCAGCGCCAGCTCGGCACCACCACGTTGTACGTCACGCACGACCAGACCGAGGCGATGACGCTGGGCGACCGGGTCGTGGTGCTGCGGGCCGGGTACGTGCAGCAGATCGGCTCGCCGCAGTTCCTCTACGACCACCCGCGGAACCTGTTCGTGGCCGGGTTCATCGGGTCGCCGTCGATGAACTTCGTCCCGGCGACGCTCGAGGACGGCAGTCTGAAGAGCGCTCTGGGCACGGTCCAGCTGCCGGACCGGCTGCGCCGGCTGGCGGAGGAGGCGAACGCGCCGCGTGAGCTGATCGCCGGTATCCGGCCGGAGCACTTCGAGGACGCCGGCCTGCTCGACGAGGCGGCCGTCGGCCGGGGCTGCGTGTTCAGCGCGCACGTGGACGTGCTGGAGTCGATGGGCTCGGAGAAGTACGCCTACTTCACCGTCGAGGGCGGCGAGGTGGCCACCACGTCGGAGCTGGCCGAGCTGGCGGCGGACGCCGGGGCGGACGACGTGCCCGGCGGTGGCGCGTCCATCACGGCCCGGCTGTCGCCGTCGTCGGCGGCGCGGGAGGGCGGGTCGCTCGACGTCTGGTTCGACGTGCAGAAGGTCCAGCTGTTCGACCCGGCCTCGGGACGGAACCTGACGTACGAGGAGTGA
- a CDS encoding general stress protein: protein MTVTSPFSSGGRPAQGLPRLPTPPTGWPIGSYATYQEAQRAVDYLADNQFAVEDVTIVGVDLMLVERVLGRLSWGRVLMTGAMSGAWFGLFVGFLLAMFASGATVTYQPILVGLASGVLFGLVFAAISYASSRGRRDFASASQLVAGRYDVLCQPRNAEQGRNLLAKLAMRPSGSTG from the coding sequence ATGACCGTGACCAGCCCGTTCAGCTCCGGCGGCCGCCCCGCACAGGGTCTGCCGCGCTTGCCCACCCCGCCCACCGGATGGCCGATCGGGTCGTACGCCACCTACCAGGAGGCGCAGCGGGCCGTCGACTACCTCGCCGACAACCAGTTCGCGGTCGAGGACGTGACCATCGTCGGCGTCGACCTGATGCTCGTGGAGCGGGTGCTGGGCCGGCTGTCGTGGGGCCGCGTCCTGATGACGGGCGCGATGTCGGGCGCCTGGTTCGGCCTGTTCGTGGGCTTCCTGCTGGCGATGTTCGCCTCCGGCGCGACGGTCACCTACCAGCCGATCCTGGTCGGCCTGGCCTCCGGTGTGCTGTTCGGGCTGGTGTTCGCCGCGATCAGCTACGCCTCTTCACGCGGGCGCCGGGACTTCGCGTCGGCGAGCCAGCTCGTGGCCGGCCGGTACGACGTGCTGTGCCAGCCGCGGAACGCCGAGCAGGGCCGCAACCTGCTCGCGAAGCTCGCGATGCGGCCATCCGGGTCAACCGGCTGA
- a CDS encoding nitroreductase family protein — protein sequence MTLPVDEVLTTTRAVRRRLLLDVPVEEQVIEECLEVALQAPNGGNRQPWRWIVVRDEVQRARIAEVYRRCFAEYVAELGNPGPSRDLDSARFLADNLHRVPVLVLPCLVAPRLPEGSQAGSWGSLLPAAWSYMLAARTRGLGTAWTTCHLRREAEIADILGLPPGIRQGVLIPTAYHDGGSFRPARRAPLADVLVVDRWPRPERRTRELLADLDDPFFFDHELDHLPGMMLLSAALDLVRPAGADPAVTLTLDFRGMGELDAPVRLSADSPDSTGRLWQVHADQDGRTIMTGTIEQGDPAETSPGSPSWPVQPVDQRLVHRRRAENVFVGDLVESEHDWRVTVLPPPAGHHLDGGRTAERLIEAARQFVTLLEYADNQRQEGTRFVLTRLAATVPAGPSAGAVLSWAKAGERGNRPRYDVQILDADGRAVGSVTVCGRALSDAAFRRLRGRPAPLATTSPGSGERG from the coding sequence ATGACATTGCCGGTCGATGAGGTGCTCACCACCACTCGGGCCGTTCGCAGGCGGCTGCTGCTCGACGTGCCCGTCGAGGAGCAGGTGATCGAAGAGTGCCTGGAGGTCGCCTTGCAGGCGCCCAACGGCGGCAACCGCCAGCCGTGGCGGTGGATCGTCGTGCGGGACGAGGTGCAGCGCGCCAGGATCGCCGAGGTGTACCGGCGGTGCTTCGCCGAGTACGTCGCGGAGCTGGGCAACCCGGGACCGTCCCGGGACCTGGACAGCGCCCGGTTCCTGGCCGACAACCTGCACCGCGTGCCCGTGCTCGTGCTGCCGTGCCTCGTCGCGCCGCGGCTGCCCGAGGGCAGCCAGGCCGGTTCGTGGGGGTCGTTGCTGCCGGCCGCCTGGAGCTACATGCTCGCCGCTCGCACACGCGGGCTCGGCACCGCGTGGACCACCTGCCACCTGCGCCGGGAGGCCGAGATCGCGGACATCCTCGGCCTGCCGCCCGGGATCCGGCAGGGTGTGCTGATCCCGACCGCCTACCACGACGGCGGATCGTTCCGCCCCGCCCGGCGCGCGCCGCTCGCCGACGTGCTCGTGGTCGACCGGTGGCCGCGGCCCGAGCGGCGGACCCGTGAGCTCCTGGCCGACCTCGACGATCCGTTCTTCTTCGACCACGAACTCGACCACCTGCCCGGCATGATGCTCCTGAGCGCCGCGCTCGACCTCGTCCGCCCGGCCGGCGCGGACCCCGCCGTCACCCTGACGCTCGACTTCCGCGGCATGGGCGAGCTGGACGCGCCGGTCCGGCTGTCCGCCGACTCGCCGGACTCCACCGGCCGGCTGTGGCAGGTCCACGCCGACCAGGACGGCAGAACGATCATGACCGGCACGATCGAGCAAGGCGACCCGGCCGAGACCTCGCCGGGGTCGCCCTCCTGGCCCGTGCAGCCCGTCGATCAACGGCTCGTGCACCGCAGGCGCGCGGAGAACGTGTTCGTCGGTGACCTCGTGGAGAGCGAACACGACTGGCGTGTGACCGTGCTGCCGCCGCCCGCCGGGCACCACCTCGACGGCGGGCGGACCGCGGAACGGCTCATCGAAGCGGCGCGGCAGTTCGTGACCCTCCTGGAGTACGCGGACAACCAGCGGCAGGAGGGCACCCGCTTCGTGCTCACCCGGCTCGCCGCCACGGTGCCCGCTGGACCGTCCGCCGGAGCGGTCCTGAGCTGGGCCAAGGCGGGCGAGCGCGGCAACCGGCCGCGCTACGACGTGCAGATCCTCGACGCCGACGGGCGGGCCGTGGGCTCGGTGACGGTGTGCGGCCGGGCCCTCAGCGACGCGGCGTTCCGCAGGCTCCGCGGCCGGCCGGCCCCGCTGGCCACCACGTCACCGGGAAGCGGGGAGCGCGGCTGA
- a CDS encoding slipin family protein: MLAEIISIVAAVGVTGLATSVRIIRQYERGLVYRFGRVRPAVREPGMTLLVPGADRLQKVNMQIVTLPVPAQEGITRDNVTVRVDAVVYFKVIDPVVAAINVQDYRFAVGQVAQTSLRSIIGKSDLDDLLSNRERLNQGLELMIDSPALDWGVHIDRVEIKDVALPESMKRSMSRQAEAERERRARVISADGELQASHKLSEAAGVMADTPAALQLRLLETVVQVAAEKNSTLVLPFPVELLRFLERQTTQPDKPPAEQPVNGHATIPRQSEDRAAG; this comes from the coding sequence ATGCTGGCCGAAATCATCTCCATCGTCGCCGCGGTGGGAGTCACCGGGCTCGCCACCAGCGTCCGCATCATCCGGCAGTACGAACGCGGACTGGTCTACCGGTTCGGCCGGGTCCGGCCCGCCGTCCGCGAGCCCGGCATGACCCTGCTGGTGCCGGGCGCCGACCGGTTGCAGAAGGTGAACATGCAGATCGTCACCCTGCCGGTGCCGGCGCAGGAGGGCATCACGCGGGACAACGTCACGGTCCGCGTGGACGCGGTCGTGTACTTCAAGGTCATCGACCCGGTGGTCGCCGCGATCAACGTGCAGGACTACCGGTTCGCCGTCGGGCAGGTGGCGCAGACGTCGCTGCGCTCGATCATCGGCAAGAGCGACCTGGACGACCTGTTGTCCAACCGCGAGCGCCTCAACCAGGGGCTCGAGCTGATGATCGACAGCCCGGCCCTGGACTGGGGCGTGCACATCGACCGGGTGGAGATCAAGGACGTCGCGCTGCCCGAGTCGATGAAGCGCTCGATGTCGCGTCAGGCCGAGGCCGAGCGGGAGCGCCGGGCGCGGGTGATCTCCGCGGACGGCGAGCTGCAGGCGTCGCACAAGCTGTCCGAGGCGGCGGGCGTCATGGCCGACACCCCGGCCGCCTTGCAGCTGCGGCTGCTGGAGACGGTGGTGCAGGTGGCGGCGGAGAAGAACTCCACGCTGGTGCTGCCGTTCCCGGTGGAGCTGCTGCGCTTTCTCGAACGACAGACCACCCAGCCCGACAAGCCGCCCGCCGAGCAGCCGGTGAACGGCCACGCCACGATTCCCCGCCAGTCGGAGGACCGCGCCGCTGGGTGA
- a CDS encoding carbohydrate ABC transporter permease: protein MVMGGAVTTARKTRWTLIDIVVVVYALVPVLWILSLSLKTKDTIDDGKFIPRSWTLQNYGDIFQTLDFVRALINSIGIALIATLIAVVLGTMAAYAIARLDFPGKQLLVGVSLLIAMFPQVSLVSPLFNIERTLGLFDTWPGLILPYITFALPLAIYTLSAFFREIPWELEKAAKMDGATPGQAFRRVIAPLAAPGVFTTAILVFIFCWNDFLFAISLTSTNASRTVPAALSFFTGASQFEDPTGTICAAAVVITVPIILFVLFFQRRIVAGLTSGAVKG, encoded by the coding sequence ATGGTGATGGGGGGAGCGGTCACCACCGCCCGCAAGACCCGGTGGACGCTGATCGACATCGTCGTGGTGGTCTACGCGCTGGTCCCGGTGCTGTGGATCCTGTCGTTGTCGCTGAAGACCAAGGACACGATCGACGACGGGAAGTTCATCCCGCGCTCGTGGACGCTGCAGAACTACGGGGACATCTTCCAGACCCTGGACTTCGTGCGGGCGCTGATCAACTCGATCGGCATCGCGCTCATCGCGACGCTGATCGCGGTGGTCCTGGGGACGATGGCGGCGTACGCGATCGCGCGGCTGGACTTCCCCGGCAAGCAGCTGCTGGTCGGCGTCTCGCTGCTGATCGCGATGTTCCCGCAGGTGTCGCTGGTGAGCCCGCTGTTCAACATCGAGCGCACGCTCGGGCTGTTCGACACCTGGCCGGGGCTGATCCTGCCCTACATCACCTTCGCCCTGCCGCTGGCGATCTACACGCTGTCGGCGTTCTTCCGCGAGATCCCGTGGGAGCTGGAGAAGGCGGCCAAGATGGACGGTGCCACGCCGGGGCAGGCGTTCCGGCGGGTGATCGCGCCGCTGGCCGCGCCGGGCGTGTTCACCACGGCCATCCTGGTGTTCATCTTCTGCTGGAACGACTTCCTGTTCGCCATCTCGCTGACCTCGACCAACGCGTCGCGGACGGTGCCGGCGGCGTTGTCGTTCTTCACCGGGGCCTCCCAGTTCGAGGACCCGACCGGGACGATCTGCGCCGCGGCCGTGGTGATCACCGTCCCGATCATCCTGTTCGTGTTGTTCTTCCAGCGCCGCATCGTCGCGGGGCTGACCTCCGGTGCGGTGAAGGGGTAG